The following DNA comes from Nicotiana sylvestris chromosome 10, ASM39365v2, whole genome shotgun sequence.
AGCTGACCACTAACAACCTTTTCTCTAACAAAATGATAGTCCATCTCAACATGCTTTGTTCTGGCATGCATTACTGGATTGACTGTCATATAGAGTGCACTTAAGTTATCATAGAACAGGGTTGGTACAGTTTTTAAATGAACCCCAATGTCATTGAGAATGTAGGTTATCCATGTCATTTCAGCTGTTGTCGAGGCTAGTGCTCTATACTCAGCTTTTGCACTAAACCTTGCCACTATGTGTTGCTTCTTGGATGTCCAAGATATGCAATTAGCTCCTAGGTAGACATTGTAGCCTGTAGTTGATCTCCTAGTCATAGGACACTCTTCCCAGTCTGCATCAGAGAAACCATATAGCCTGAATGGTGACTGAGACAAGATTCTTAGACCATACTCAGTTGTGCCCTTCACATACCTAAGGATCCTCTTTACAACTTGGTAATGAGTGTTGTTTGGGCTTTGCATGAATTGTCTTGCTAAATTCACCGCATGAGCTATGTCTAGCCTTGTGAGAGTCAAATACTGCAGGCTACCAACAACACTATTGTATAGTGAGGCATCAACTGGATCATCTACAGCTTCTTGTAGACCATGCTTTTGTGCTAGAGGTGTGCTTATTGGCTTGGCAAGTGCCATGCCAGTCTTGGCAAGTAATTCTGTAGCATATTTACTTTGATTCAGATGGATACCTCCAGTAAAGTAGGTGACCTCAATCACTAAGAAGAAGTGCAAAGAGCCAAGATCCTTCATAGCAAATTCCTTACCTAGTTCATCAATGATTTCTGAAATTAGTGCAGTGTGACTTCCAGTGACaattatatcatcaacatacagaAGGAGCAGAACTGTTCCTATTTTACAATGCATCACAAAAAGTGAGGAGTCTGCCTTGCTGCACTTAAAACCAAGGTGGAGCAGGTGCATACTGAACCTGCCAAACCAGGCTCTAGGTGCCTACTTAAGACCATACAGTGCTTTCTTTAGGAGACACACACTGTCAGGATGTCTAGAATCTTTAAAACCTGGTGGCTGACTAATGTACACCTCCTCTTGTAGATgtccatgaagaaatgcattcTTTACATCTAGTTGCCTAATATACCAGTGTAGACTCACAGCTATTGAAAGAACTACTCTTATAGTGGTTGCTTTAACAACTAAGCTAAAAGTTTCCTCAAAGTCTACTCTTTCAAGCTGTGAATAACCTTTGGCAACTAGTCTTGCCATGTACCTGTCA
Coding sequences within:
- the LOC138879746 gene encoding uncharacterized mitochondrial protein AtMg00810-like: MHCKIGTVLLLLYVDDIIVTGSHTALISEIIDELGKEFAMKDLGSLHFFLVIEVTYFTGGIHLNQSKYATELLAKTGMALAKPISTPLAQKHGLQEAVDDPVDASLYNSVVGSLQYLTLTRLDIAHAVNLARQFMQSPNNTHYQVVKRILRYVKGTTEYGLRILSQSPFRLYGFSDADWEECPMTRRSTTGYNVYLGANCISWTSKKQHIVARFSAKAEYRALASTTAEMTWITYILNDIGVHLKTVPTLFYDNLSALYMTVNPVMHARTKHVEMDYHFVREKVVSGQLVTRFVRSKDQLADIHTKALTKQMFAGFRSKLGVVTTPLTSLRGSVEEVDHDKDKSELDNHSYNVL